From Oryza brachyantha chromosome 9, ObraRS2, whole genome shotgun sequence, a single genomic window includes:
- the LOC102701103 gene encoding basic leucine zipper 43-like yields the protein MLQHHYYGEVASLHCLSPPSLPFSSHYHSSNMITTMPSSPFHFPAATICEPIQEVLPVAAAAGNCPAGSGSTDDAYQMAAAEEERRRRRMISNRESARRSRMRKQRQLSELRGQVVHLRDANRRLLDELNQAMRGCSDVHCENGRLRKERAELQARLEHLMQGQKNTSPSSSSEPCENNDTE from the coding sequence ATGCTGCAGCACCATTACTATGGCGAGGTTGCCAGCCTGCACTGCCTCTCACCCCCAAGCCTACCATTCAGCTCCCACTACCACAGCAGCAACATGATCACCACCATGCCATCCTCCCCCTTCCACTTCCCAGCGGCTACCATCTGTGAACCCATCCAAGAAGTGCTCCCGGTAGCGGCGGCTGCAGGCAATTGCCCAGCCGGCTCAGGCAGCACCGACGACGCCTACCagatggcggcggcagaggaggagcggcggcggcggaggatgaTCTCCAACCGGGAGTCCGCGCGGCGGTCACGCATGCGCAAGCAGCGGCAGCTCAGCGAGCTGAGGGGGCAGGTCGTCCACCTCCGCGACGccaaccgccgcctccttgACGAGCTCAACCAGGCAATGAGGGGATGCAGTGATGTCCACTGCGAGAACGGCCGGCTCAGGAAGGAGAGGGCCGAGCTCCAGGCTAGGCTCGAGCACCTCATGCAAGGACAGAAGAACACCTcgccgagctcctcctcggAGCCATGCGAGAACAATGATACTGAATAA
- the LOC102717739 gene encoding uncharacterized protein LOC102717739 isoform X1 — translation MQQLNKVIGEPEGLVISTDACKGLEKAVDAAFNKVEHRECMRHLYANFMKKYQRPIFSDHLYPAARSYTEDRFRWHMQQIYQVKLDAIEYLEKHHSRIWYRCGFSEASKCDYLTNNVSESFNNQIKGMKGLLLHELVDSLREMIMEKMALRRYVARKLQDGILPNVMKDLNKLTNSLKVVKVARSDDGFAEITLVEADNSTKRHTVNLEHHTCSCRVWQITGKPCKHALAWICTNRHSIEDFVSPYYSVAMFKQAYAGRVPPMTNRSQWPIIDIGFKVYLPKQKRGAGRPRVQRIRDCLEAGRKKVLCRRCKRFGHFEKTCKLAEPAANEDMVVQPKTNKRKRQVPTGDATSSSSSLKKQKTAQKMQSTTHKKKTPKKKKTPQKRKELAASTAPPARVVRKLSDWLGM, via the exons ATGCAACAACTCAATAAAGTCATAGGAGAACCTGAAGGCTTAGTAATTAGTACAGATGCATGTAAGGGTCTAGAGAAAGCAGTAGATGCAGCATTCAATAAAGTTGAACATAGGGAGTGCATGAGACATCTATATGCAAATTTCATGAAGAAATACCAACGTCCAATCTTTTCTGATCATCTATACCCAGCTGCTAGAAGTTACACTGAGGATAGATTTAGATGGCACATGCAACAAATTTACCAAGTGAAACTTGATGCAATAGAATACCTTGAGAAACACCACTCTAGAATTTGGTATAGATGTGGTTTCTCTGAGGCTAGTAAATGTGACTACTTGACAAATAATGTCTCAGAGAGTTTTAACAACCAAATCAAAGGTATGAAAGGGTTGCTATTGCATGAACTGGTTGACTCACTTAGGGAAATGATTATGGAGAAGATGGCCCTAAGAAGATATGTTGCAAGGAAATTGCAGGATGGTATCCTTCCCAATGTGATGAAAGATTTGAATAAACTTACTAATAGTTTGAAGGTGGTCAAGGTAGCTCGAAGTGATGATGGATTTGCAGAGATTACACTTGTTGAGGCTGACAATAGTACCAAGAGGCACACAGTCAACCTAGAACATCATACATGCTCTTGCAGGGTTTGGCAGATCACAGGAAAGCCATGCAAGCATGCATTGGCCTGGATTTGTACTAACAGACATAGTATTGAAGATTTTGTCAGCCCCTATTACAGTGTTGCTATGTTTAAACAAGCATATGCAGGGAGGGTGCCACCAATGACTAATAGGTCTCAATGGCCCATTATTGATATTGGATTCAAGGTTTATCTACCAAAACAGAAGAGAGGGGCTGGAAGGCCTAGAGTTCAGAGGATCAGAGATTGTCTTGAGGCTGGCAGAAAGAAAGTGTTGTGCAGAAGATGTAAGAGATTTGGTCATTTTGAGAAAACCTGTAAGCTAGCAGAACCAGCTGCTAATGAGGACATGGTAGTCCAACCCAAGACCAACAAAAG GAAAAGACAGGTTCCAACAGGGGATGcaacttcttcttcttcttctctgaaGAAGCAAAAAACTGCCCAAAAGATGCAGAGTACCACGCACAAAAAGAAGACcccaaagaagaagaaaacccCACAGAAGAGAAAGGAACTAGCTGCTTCTACTGCTCCACCAGCCAGAGTTGTTAGAAAGCTATCAGATTGGCTTGGCATGTGA
- the LOC102717739 gene encoding uncharacterized protein LOC102717739 isoform X2: MFDNDEEYVGVDDEHIYVPQNSENVQASEYTDHTPTEPGQSSQSDAVGDGAPEAQVTDEDPQVLNVIHDPENPNIVKDALFPDIVAFRKAIRHYAIKNGFSFAPGLKTDPTRFLAKCAVDGCPWRIHASKLPGCKVIKIKVLHAKHNCPSTKLHENKMATQGWCADRLADWVKQNPRKKAKDAKEKLEQDYDIKLKYSKAWSGLKSALEQIHGKYEESF; this comes from the exons ATGTTTGACAATGATGAAGAGTATGTAGGTGTAGATGATGAGCATATTTATGTTCCTCAAAATTCAGAGAATGTCCAAGCTTCTGAATACACTGACCATACACCCACAGAGCCTGGGCAGTCTTCTCAGTCTGATGCTGTAGGGGATGGAGCTCCTGAAGCACAGGTGACTGATGAAGATCCTCAGGTTCTCAATGTGATTCATGATCCTGAAAATCCCAACATTGTGAAGGATGCATTATTCCCTGACATTGTAGCATTCAGAAAAGCTATAAGGCATTATGCTATTAAAAATGGTTTTTCATTTGCCCCTGGTTTGAAGACAGATCCAACAAGATTTTTAGCAAAATGTGCAGTTGATGGATGTCCATGGCGCATACATGCTTCTAAACTACCGGGTTGCAAAGTAATAAAG ATTAAAGTACTACATGCTAAACACAACTGCCCATCAACCAAACTTCATGAAAATAAGATGGCAACTCAGGGCTGGTGTGCTGACAGGCTAGCTGATTGGGTGAAACAGAACCCAAGGAAGAAAGCAAAGGATGCAAAAGAGAAGCTTGAACAAGATTATGACATCAAACTTAAGTACTCTAAGGCATGGTCTGGGTTGAAGAGTGCCCTAGAACAAATCCATGGAAAGTATGAAGAGAGCTTCTAG
- the LOC102701376 gene encoding transcription factor bHLH49 isoform X1: MDMNESSEKGMESNASSGPGNGIPVEWQSQFSSAFACQPSAVHQQHAMMDSFAAASASLWASAASQNMALSSDVSAMSSAAPPRGAGFLAPVPGFLQQGLGHFPVDSGFIERAARSTCFGASGGGMMGASAYGAADQSMGDAFGGATEGLMDHHRRNDGNDKAEQEFAGNGHDELPSSEVAGGDCSSKGSDSKKRRRPNEVIGADQVHSSNLPSDSANESVHSKDKGEESSPATTNGGKSKGKGAKETSESQKEEYIHVRARRGQATNSHSLAERLRREKISERMKLLQDLVPGCSKVTGKAVMLDEIINYVQSLQRQVEFLSMKLATVNPRLDLNIEGLLSKDLLRFPGVPSSSIGFSPEMMHPQLQLSQPGLIQGGAAGMANPDVFRRIIQAQLGAKDGSQQMPHALNGSFSDVSQMAYPSLGSQDLSIRPSQDGFQM; this comes from the exons ATGGACATGAACGAGAGCAGTGAGAAAGGAATGGAGAGCAATGCGTCCTCTGGCCCTGGCAATGGCATCCCGGTGGAGTGGCAGAGCCAATTCAGCAGCGCCTTCGCGTGCCAGCCGTCGGCGGTGCATCAGCAGCACGCCATGATGGACTCCTtcgcggcggcgtccgccAGCCTGTGGGCGTCGGCCGCCTCGCAGAACATGGCACTCTCCTCCGACGTCAGCGCCATgtcgtccgccgcgccgccgcggggagcGGGGTTCTTGGCGCCGGTCCCCGGATTCCTCCAGCAGGGGCTCGGCCATTTCCCGGTGGACTCCGGGTTCATcgagcgcgcggcgcggtCGACGTGCTTCGGCGCCAGCGGAGGCGGGATGATGGGCGCCAGCGCGTACGGCGCGGCTGACCAGTCCATGGGTGACGCTTTCGGTGGCGCCACGGAGGGGCTCATGGACCATCACAGGAGGAACGATGGCAACGACAAGGCCGAGCAGGAGTTCGCCGGCAACGGCCACGACGAGCTGCCGAGCTCAGAAGTAGCCGGTGGAGACTGCTCCTCCAAGGGCTCAGACTCCAAGAAGAGGAGACGGCCTAACGAG GTGATTGGAGCCGATCAAGTCCATTCTTCCAACTTGCCATCTGATTCTGCAAACGAGAGCGTCCACAGCAAGGACAAAGGCGAGGAGAGCAGCCCAGCGACGACGAATGGTGGCAAGTCGAAAGGGAAGGGAGCGAAGGAGACCTCTGAGTCACAGAAGGAAGAGTACATTCATGTCCGGGCTCGTCGTGGCCAGGCAACCAACAGCCACAGCCTAGCAGAAAGG TTGAGAAGGGAGAAGATCAGTGAGAGGATGAAGCTTCTGCAGGACCTAGTTCCTGGCTGTAGCAAG gtcaCCGGAAAAGCGGTGATGCTTGATGAGATCATCAACTATGTTCAGTCGCTCCAAAGACAAGTTGAG TTCTTATCGATGAAGCTTGCAACAGTAAACCCAAGGCTTGACCTCAACATAGAAGGGCTTCTTTCGAAAGAC CTTCTTCGTTTCCCTGGAGTTCCTTCATCCTCTATCGGATTTTCTCCAGAAATGATGCACCCTCAACTACAGTTGTCACAGCCAGGCTTGATTCAGGGTGGTGCTGCTGGCATGGCCAACCCCGACGTGTTCAGAAGAATAATACAAGCGCAACTAGGTGCAAAAGATGGATCTCAG CAGATGCCCCACGCATTGAATGGATCATTCAGTGACGTTTCCCAAATGGCGTACCCGTCCCTCGGTTCACAGGACCTAAGCATCAGGCCATCTCAGGATGGGTTTCAAATGTGA
- the LOC102701376 gene encoding transcription factor bHLH49 isoform X2: MDMNESSEKGMESNASSGPGNGIPVEWQSQFSSAFACQPSAVHQQHAMMDSFAAASASLWASAASQNMALSSDVSAMSSAAPPRGAGFLAPVPGFLQQGLGHFPVDSGFIERAARSTCFGASGGGMMGASAYGAADQSMGDAFGGATEGLMDHHRRNDGNDKAEQEFAGNGHDELPSSEVAGGDCSSKGSDSKKRRRPNEVIGADQVHSSNLPSDSANESVHSKDKGEESSPATTNGGKSKGKGAKETSESQKEEYIHVRARRGQATNSHSLAERLRREKISERMKLLQDLVPGCSKVTGKAVMLDEIINYVQSLQRQVEFLSMKLATVNPRLDLNIEGLLSKDLLRFPGVPSSSIGFSPEMMHPQLQLSQPGLIQGGAAGMANPDVFRRIIQAQLGAKDGSQMPHALNGSFSDVSQMAYPSLGSQDLSIRPSQDGFQM; encoded by the exons ATGGACATGAACGAGAGCAGTGAGAAAGGAATGGAGAGCAATGCGTCCTCTGGCCCTGGCAATGGCATCCCGGTGGAGTGGCAGAGCCAATTCAGCAGCGCCTTCGCGTGCCAGCCGTCGGCGGTGCATCAGCAGCACGCCATGATGGACTCCTtcgcggcggcgtccgccAGCCTGTGGGCGTCGGCCGCCTCGCAGAACATGGCACTCTCCTCCGACGTCAGCGCCATgtcgtccgccgcgccgccgcggggagcGGGGTTCTTGGCGCCGGTCCCCGGATTCCTCCAGCAGGGGCTCGGCCATTTCCCGGTGGACTCCGGGTTCATcgagcgcgcggcgcggtCGACGTGCTTCGGCGCCAGCGGAGGCGGGATGATGGGCGCCAGCGCGTACGGCGCGGCTGACCAGTCCATGGGTGACGCTTTCGGTGGCGCCACGGAGGGGCTCATGGACCATCACAGGAGGAACGATGGCAACGACAAGGCCGAGCAGGAGTTCGCCGGCAACGGCCACGACGAGCTGCCGAGCTCAGAAGTAGCCGGTGGAGACTGCTCCTCCAAGGGCTCAGACTCCAAGAAGAGGAGACGGCCTAACGAG GTGATTGGAGCCGATCAAGTCCATTCTTCCAACTTGCCATCTGATTCTGCAAACGAGAGCGTCCACAGCAAGGACAAAGGCGAGGAGAGCAGCCCAGCGACGACGAATGGTGGCAAGTCGAAAGGGAAGGGAGCGAAGGAGACCTCTGAGTCACAGAAGGAAGAGTACATTCATGTCCGGGCTCGTCGTGGCCAGGCAACCAACAGCCACAGCCTAGCAGAAAGG TTGAGAAGGGAGAAGATCAGTGAGAGGATGAAGCTTCTGCAGGACCTAGTTCCTGGCTGTAGCAAG gtcaCCGGAAAAGCGGTGATGCTTGATGAGATCATCAACTATGTTCAGTCGCTCCAAAGACAAGTTGAG TTCTTATCGATGAAGCTTGCAACAGTAAACCCAAGGCTTGACCTCAACATAGAAGGGCTTCTTTCGAAAGAC CTTCTTCGTTTCCCTGGAGTTCCTTCATCCTCTATCGGATTTTCTCCAGAAATGATGCACCCTCAACTACAGTTGTCACAGCCAGGCTTGATTCAGGGTGGTGCTGCTGGCATGGCCAACCCCGACGTGTTCAGAAGAATAATACAAGCGCAACTAGGTGCAAAAGATGGATCTCAG ATGCCCCACGCATTGAATGGATCATTCAGTGACGTTTCCCAAATGGCGTACCCGTCCCTCGGTTCACAGGACCTAAGCATCAGGCCATCTCAGGATGGGTTTCAAATGTGA